One part of the Acidobacteriota bacterium genome encodes these proteins:
- a CDS encoding response regulator, with protein sequence MNQETPMRVLIVDDEQDVRNYLQGALADAGFAVETATDGLDAMAKVRAHAPDAISLDLVMPRHSGARFYRDLQKDPRLSRIPVLIVTGHARDELGGPDFEEMTLRGPGVYIEKPVNPGTYVAAIRALLKLETPSPPGPTDLRRTLEDALASADHDALQRALAALQKPSRPEGHE encoded by the coding sequence ATGAACCAGGAAACCCCGATGCGCGTGCTGATCGTTGACGACGAACAGGATGTTCGCAACTACCTCCAGGGCGCTCTGGCAGATGCCGGGTTTGCCGTGGAGACGGCCACCGACGGTCTCGATGCGATGGCCAAGGTGCGTGCGCACGCGCCCGATGCCATCTCCCTCGATCTGGTGATGCCGCGCCACTCCGGAGCCAGGTTCTACCGGGACCTGCAGAAGGACCCGCGTCTGTCCAGAATCCCGGTTCTCATTGTCACCGGCCACGCGCGGGACGAGCTGGGCGGACCGGATTTCGAGGAAATGACCTTGCGCGGACCCGGCGTGTACATCGAGAAGCCCGTCAACCCCGGCACCTACGTGGCGGCGATCCGCGCGCTTCTGAAACTGGAGACCCCATCGCCGCCGGGACCCACTGACCTGCGTCGCACATTGGAAGACGCGCTCGCCAGCGCCGACCATGACGCCCTGCAGCGGGCGCTGGCCGCGCTGCAGAAACCGTCGAGACCGGAGGGACACGAATGA
- a CDS encoding response regulator — translation MNPQKTILVVEDETDEVAYLSALFKDNGFGVLSASNGREGFLMAKTHHPDAITLDITMPEESGVRMFRDLQEDASTANIPVVIITGVSHEFKRFIETRKHVPPPAGYFDKPPDRQQLLAKIREVVGAADAG, via the coding sequence ATGAACCCGCAGAAGACGATTCTAGTGGTCGAGGACGAAACCGACGAAGTCGCCTACCTGTCCGCCCTGTTCAAGGACAACGGGTTCGGCGTGCTCTCAGCGAGCAACGGTCGCGAGGGCTTCCTGATGGCGAAGACACACCATCCCGACGCCATCACCCTCGACATCACGATGCCTGAGGAATCCGGCGTACGGATGTTCCGTGACCTTCAGGAGGACGCTTCGACCGCAAACATTCCGGTGGTGATCATCACGGGCGTGTCGCACGAGTTCAAGCGCTTTATCGAGACGAGGAAGCACGTGCCACCGCCGGCAGGCTACTTCGACAAACCGCCGGATCGCCAGCAACTCCTGGCCAAGATCCGCGAAGTGGTGGGCGCGGCCGACGCCGGATGA